Proteins encoded together in one Musa acuminata AAA Group cultivar baxijiao chromosome BXJ3-6, Cavendish_Baxijiao_AAA, whole genome shotgun sequence window:
- the LOC135641322 gene encoding uncharacterized protein LOC135641322 produces MVLGLRSKHKKGASVHVDYIIHILEIKPWPPSQSLKSLRSVVLHWENGDRSSGSTSIVTPNLGSSATEGRIEFNESFKLDVTLLKDGSSKVNDKGAFQKNLLEFNLYEPRRDKSKGQHLGSALIDLADHGVIKDTMNAGILVSSKRSFRNTAQPVLYVRIQPLNNGSISSSSRETLSKEASLDGKESVSDLMNEEYAEEAEIASFTDDDVSSPSSLANSSSALEANADFSVHNGPDVEDYENVHQKVKEDEEVHDNDSKLLLTSEPAKVDDDDSNLLLAPEPAKVESQVTEVSCATNVVIDQNVTLPDSLLVGSSNNNKILEDCDGSESKSSQESSMLTMEKSEALSMVSSSFTHIISPEGATGFHTVKEAADENLLMQEIQEKSIDCKSTENIVEVLVQNEDNSVITDIVEPSDFAFQMNKSDISEAKQNFDQEGKSEESINESEEADHGARYMSAETETEPSVEANAVESHLTENENITSALENTSIATAESAEHIQQHSILQNTGTVSTDLAMSSRRSFGEKHSNTYASERLKTMKLSVRSPPRLMGSIAYGASDQYKEDVKEIDIQEDACNNGTNSSTDDGRDDNESTSSGSSKVKHVSRVNGRGFSNNKVHELEFRVKLLEAELREAAAIEIGLYSIVAEHGSSAHKVHTPARRLSRLYNHASRQWSTKRRASAARSIASGLALVAKACGNDVARLTFWLSNTIVLRAIVTETSKYPDIPKSASIRSTNNGSVKLPKSKSSPLKWESISHKNEKFYFSEEFGDWDDPDTLISALERIENWIFSRTVESVWWQTLTPCMQSGYEGSDQQLGSYSQKCYGRTPSMGDQQQGNLSVEIWNRAFRDASERLCPLRSEGHECGCLHMLARLVMEQCVARLDVAMFNAILRESDDEIPTDPVSDPIGDSKVLPIPTSVLSFGAGAQLKNGIGNWSRWLTDLFGMDVDDFDTEENDQDDDKIPISVSFKSFHLLNALSDLLMLPKDLLLEKSIRKEVCPTFSASMIKHILSRFLPDEFCPDPIPDAVLQALESEEPFESSQEEIRNIPCDASPIIYSPPSATSIKNIVGEVRSTSFLRRIGSSVLRKCHTSDDELEELDSPLATIITDNFSSPKIETKHASSSFIRYQLLREVWRDDD; encoded by the exons ATGGTGCTGGGCCTGCGGTCGAAGCACAAGAAAGGCGCTTCGGTTCACGTAGATTACATCATCCACATACTAGAAATAAAGCCATGGCCACCATCCCAATCGCTGAAATCCCTGCGTTCCGTGGTCCTGCACTGGGAGAACGGGGACCGTAGTTCTGGGTCCACGAGCATTGTTACTCCTAACCTTGGATCAAGCGCGACAGAAGGCAGGATTGAATTTAACGAATCATTCAAGCTTGATGTCACATTATTGAAGGATGGCTCAAGTAAAGTCAATGACAAGGGTGCATTTCAGAAGAACTTGCTTGAATTCAACTTGTATGAACCCAGGAGGGATAAATCAAAGGGGCAGCATTTGGGAAGTGCTCTGATAGACTTGGCAGATCATGGTGTCATTAAAGATACTATGAATGCTGGCATTCTGGTGAGCAGCAAGAGGAGCTTCAGGAACACAGCACAGCCGGTGCTCTATGTTAGGATCCAACCCCTCAATAATGGCAGCATCAGTTCCTCATCCAGAGAGACTCTCTCAAAAGAGGCATCATTAGATGGAAAGGAGTCAGTATCGGACTTGATGAATGAGGAGTATGCCGAGGAAGCTGAAATTGCATCCTTCACTGATGATGATGTGTCTTCACCTTCATCCCTTGCTAACTCATCATCTGCTCTGGAGGCAAATGCAGATTTCTCAGTTCACAATGGTCCTGATGTAGAAGACTACGAG AATGTGCACCAGAAAGTGAAGGAGGATGAAGAGGTGCATGACAATGATTCCAAATTACTTTTGACATCTGAGCCTGCAAAGGTAGATGATGATGATTCCAACTTACTTTTGGCACCTGAGCCTGCAAAAGTCGAGTCACAAGTGACAGAAGTTTCCTGTGCAACAAATGTTGTCATCGATCAAAATGTGACTTTGCCTGATTCTTTGTTGGTAGGCTCATCTAATAATAACAAAATCTTAGAAGATTGTGATGGATCTGAATCCAAGTCTTCTCAAGAAAGTTCAATGCTCACCATGGAGAAGTCAGAAGCCCTGAGCATGGTGTCTTCATCTTTCACTCATATTATAAGTCCAGAGGGAGCAACTGGATTTCACACTGTAAAAGAGGCTGCAGATGAGAACCTTTTGATGCAAGAAATCCAAGAAAAGTCGATAGATTGCAAGAGCACAGAAAACATTGTAGAAGTCCTTGTACAGAATGAAGATAATAGTGTAATCACAGACATAGTTGAGCCTTCAGATTTTGCTTTTCAGATGAACAAGTCAGACATCTCTGAAGCCAAGCAAAATTTTGATCAGGAAGGAAAATCAGAAGAGAGTATAAATGAATCAGAGGAAGCTGATCATGGTGCACGTTACATGTCTGCAGAGACCGAAACTGAACCGTCAGTGGAAGCAAATGCAGTTGAAAgtcatcttactgaaaatgaaaaTATAACTAGTGCCCTTGAGAATACTTCTATTGCTACAGCCGAAAGTGCTGAACATATTCAGCAGCATAGTATTTTGCAAAATACTGGCACCGTATCCACTGACTTGGCTATGTCTAGCCGGAGATCTTTTGGTGAGAAACATAGCAACACTTATGCCAGTGAAAGACTGAAGACTATGAAACTTTCAGTGCGGTCACCTCCACGATTGATGGGAAGTATTGCTTATGGTGCCAGTGACCAGTATAAAGAAGATGTTAAGGAAATTGACATCCAAGAAGATGCATGTAATAATGGCACAAACTCTAGCACAGATGATGGAAGGGATGACAATGAAAGCACTAGCTCAGGTTCAAGTAAAGTGAAACATGTTTCTAGAGTTAATGGAAGGGGCTTTTCCAATAACAAAGTCCATGAATTGGAGTTCAGAGTCAAGTTACTTGAAGCCGAGCTGAGAGAAGCAGCTGCCATAGAGATAGGCCTTTACTCCATAGTAGCAGAGCATGGGAGTTCAGCACATAAGGTCCATACTCCTGCTCGAAGGCTTTCTAGGTTGTATAATCATGCTTCAAGACAATGGTCAACCAAAAGGAGGGCAAGTGCAGCTAGAAGTATTGCATCAGGACTAGCTTTGGTTGCAAAAGCCTGTGGAAATGATGTAGCAAG GTTGACTTTTTGGTTATCAAACACAATTGTGTTGAGAGCCATTGTGACTGAAACCAGTAAGTATCCAGATATTCCAAAATCTGCTAGTATTCGCTCCACAAACAATGGTTCTGTAAAGTTACCAAAGAGCAAATCTTCTCCATTGAAATGGGAATCTATTTCTCACAAGAATGAGAAGTTTTATTTCTCTGAAGAGTTTGGCGATTGGGATGATCCAGATACGCTGATATCTGCACTGGAAAGGATTGAAAATTGGATATTCTCTCGAACTGTTGAGTCCGTCTGGTGGCAG ACGTTAACTCCATGCATGCAGTCTGGCTATGAAGGCAGTGATCAACAGTTGGGTTCATACTCACAAAAATGCTATGGAAGGACACCAAGCATGGGTGATCAACAACAAGGAAACTTGTCTGTAGAAATTTGGAACAGGGCTTTTAGGGATGCCTCTGAGAGGCTTTGCCCCCTTAGGAGTGAAGGACATGAGTGTGGGTGCTTACATATGTTAGCTAGATTG GTGATGGAACAATGTGTAGCACGACTTGATGTGGCTATGTTTAATGCTATCTTGCGTGAATCAGATGATGAAATTCCAACAGACCCAGTGTCAGACCCAATTGGTGACTCCAAGGTTCTTCCTATTCCTACTAGTGTATTAAGCTTTGGTGCTGGAGCTCAGCTGAAAAATGGC ATTGGTAACTGGTCTAGATGGCTGACTGACCTGTTTGGCATGGATGTGGATGACTTTGATACCGAAGAGAATGATCAAGATGATGACAAGATTCCTATCTCAGTGTCCTTTAAATCCTTCCATCTCCTGAATGCACTAAGTGATCTTCTCATGCTTCCAAAGGATTTGCTTTTGGAAAAGTCTATCAGAAAAGAG GTATGTCCGACATTTAGTGCATCAATGATCAAGCATATACTTAGCAGATTCCTACCAGATGAATTTTGTCCAGATCCAATTCCAGATGCTGTCCTACAGGCTCTAGAATCTGAG GAACCTTTTGAGAGCAGCCAagaagaaataagaaatatcccATGCGATGCATCTCCAATCATTTACTCTCCACCATCAGCTACTTCAATAAAGAACATCGTTGGAGAAGTACGA
- the LOC135641711 gene encoding lipoxygenase 6, chloroplastic-like, giving the protein MLSAKSTSFFPAIAPQLDAGRSSRTRLVNLGSCRRSIASRTVRAVISSDDKSVGTLPSQPAAVGVALRAAAPPGDSIDVRVVLTVRNRIKEKLVSKIGDQLEYFVNGIGQGITVQLVSEEIDPDSESGKRSAEVAVRGFLPRSSNHPSLVEYAANFTVPSGFGRPGAICITNLHKKEFYLVEIVVHGFNDGPFFFPANTWIHTRNDNPQSRIIFSNQAYLPSQTPDGLKNIRQDILLGLRGNGKGERKKFEMIYDYALYNDLGNPDKDPDVARPVLGGSKRPYPRRCRTGRPPTKSDLSAESRVEKPHSVYVPRDETFEEIKQNTFSAGALKALFHNLIPALMAALSSSDSQFECFSDIDRLYKDGLLIKSEEQKLTQKLLLPTVLGNLLSMGEKLMKYDIPSIISRDRFSWLRDNEFARQTLAGVNPVDIQRLREFPIRSKLDPETYGSPESAITKECLEHELNGMSLQEAMDNDRLFIIDYHDILLPYVKKINSLKERKMYASRTVLFYTRSGILRPIAIELSLPSTPSASRKRVYTHGHDATTNWIWKLAKAHACANDAGVHQLVNHWLRTHAAMEPYIIATHRQLSSMHPIFMLLHPHMRYTLEINALARQSLINGGGIIENCFSPGKYSMELSSAAYKSLWRFDMEALPADLIRRGMAIEDPSMPCGVKLVIEDYPYAADGLLVWSAIEDWVKDYVTHYYSDDSSVTSDVELQAWWDEIKNKGHPDKRNEPWWPNLNTKENLIHILTIIVWTASGQHAAINFGQYPFGGYMPNRPTLMKKLIPQEDEPEYEKFLLNPQYMFLSALPSQLQATQIMAVQDTLSTHSPDEEYLGQVIESHAHWTNNRHIASCFEKFSARLEEIEEIINRRNKNFYLKNRSGAGVPPYELLLPLSGPGVTGRGIPNSISI; this is encoded by the exons ATGCTGTCCGCCAAGTCAACCTCTTTCTTCCCCGCCATCGCCCCGCAGCTCGATGCCGGCAGGAGCAGCAGGACTCGCTTGGTCAACCTTGGCAGCTGCCGGCGATCGATCGCCAGCCGGACGGTCCGCGCGGTGATCAGCAGCGACGACAAGAGCGTCGGCACGCTCCCGTCGCAGCCGGCGGCCGTCGGCGTTGCGCTGAGGGCCGCGGCGCCGCCGGGGGACTCGATCGACGTCAGGGTGGTGCTCACGGTGAGGAACAGGATCAAGGAGAAGCTGGTGAGCAAGATTGGGGACCAGTTGGAGTACTTCGTCAATGGGATCGGACAGGGCATCACTGTCCAGCTCGTCAGCGAGGAGATCGATCCCG ATTCTGAATCAGGAAAAAGGAGTGCAGAGGTTGCTGTAAGGGGTTTTCTGCCAAGATCATCAAACCATCCATCACTTGTTGAGTATGCAGCCAATTTCACTGTGCCGTCTGGTTTTGGTCGCCCGGGAGCCATTTGCATCACCAACCTCCACAAAAAGGAGTTCTACCTGGTGGAGATTGTTGTTCATGGTTTTAATGACGGACCATTTTTCTTCCCTGCAAATACATGGATCCACACTCGCAATGATAATCCTCAGAGCCGGATAATATTCAGCAATCAG gcatatttaccatcacaaaccCCAGATGGTTTAAAGAACATCAGACAGGACATCTTACTCGGTCTGCGTGGCAATGGCAAAGGCGAGAGAAAGAAATTTGAAATGATATATGACTATGCTCTGTATAATGACTTGGGCAATCCTGATAAGGATCCAGATGTTGCTAGACCGGTCCTAGGTGGTTCAAAAAGGCCATATCCCAGACGCTGTCGCACGGGTAGACCACCAACAAAATCAG ATCTAAGTGCTGAGAGTAGAGTAGAGAAACCTCATTCTGTGTATGTTCCGCGCGATGAAACTTTTGAGGAAATCAAGCAAAATACATTTTCTGCTGGAGCTCTGAAAGCATTGTTTCACAATCTGATACCAGCTTTGATGGCTGCACTATCTAGTTCAGATAGCCAATTCGAGTGCTTTTCTGATATCGACAGGCTATACAAAGATGGTTTGCTTATAAAGAGCGAGGAGCAAAAACTTACTCAGAAACTTTTACTTCCTACGGTTCTCGGCAACTTGTTGAGCATGGGTGAAAAACTGATGAAATATGACATACCATCAATCATATCAA GAGACAGATTTTCTTGGTTGAGGGACAATGAATTTGCTCGGCAGACACTAGCTGGTGTTAATCCTGTAGATATTCAAAGATTAAGG GAATTTCCAATACGTAGTAAGCTAGATCCTGAAACCTATGGATCACCAGAGTCTGCAATAACTAAAGAATGCCTGGAGCATGAACTAAATGGAATGAGCCTTCAGGAG GCAATGGATAATGACAGACTATTTATAATAGATTACCATGACATCCTTTTGCCATATGTTAAGAAGATCAATTCCTTGAAAGAAAGGAAAATGTATGCTTCAAGGACAGTTTTGTTCTACACACGTAGTGGCATACTCAGACCAATTGCAATTGAGCTTAGCCTGCCATCTACTCCATCAGCTTCAAGGAAAAGGGTATACACTCATGGGCATGATGCAACAACAAACTGGATTTGGAAATTAGCCAAAGCTCATGCCTGCGCAAATGATGCTGGTGTCCATCAGCTAGTGAACCACTG GTTGAGGACACATGCTGCCATGGAGCCCTACATCATTGCTACTCATAGACAGCTTAGTTCGATGCACCCAATTTTCATGCTGTTGCATCCTCACATGCGGTACACACTGGAAATAAATGCGTTGGCTCGCCAAAGTCTGATCAATGGTGGAGGAATCATCGAAAACTGTTTCAGTCCCGGGAAGTACTCCATGGAGCTGAGTTCGGCTGCATACAAGAGTCTCTGGCGGTTTGACATGGAAGCTCTTCCAGCTGACCTTATTCGGAG AGGCATGGCTATTGAGGATCCTTCGATGCCTTGTGGAGTAAAGTTGGTCATCGAGGACTATCCTTATGCTGCGGACGGTCTCCTTGTATGGTCGGCAATTGAAGACTGGGTCAAGGATTATGTCACCCACTACTATTCAGATGACAGTAGTGTGACTTCAGATGTAGAGCTCCAAGCATGGTGGGATGAGATAAAGAACAAAGGTCACCCTGACAAAAGAAATGAACCATGGTGGCCTAACCTGAACACCAAGGAAAACTTGATCCACATACTGACTATAATTGTGTGGACTGCATCTGGACAACATGCAGCAATAAACTTTGGCCAATACCCTTTCGGAGGTTACATGCCAAATCGACCTACGCTGATGAAGAAGCTCATTCCTCAAGAGGACGAACCAGAGTACGAGAAGTTCCTTCTAAATCCTCAGTACATGTTCCTATCGGCTCTGCCATCACAGCTGCAAGCCACTCAAATAATGGCGGTTCAGGATACGTTATCAACACACTCCCCAGATGAGGAGTACCTCGGTCAGGTGATCGAGTCACATGCACATTGGACGAACAACAGGCATATCGCGAGCTGCTTTGAGAAGTTCTCTGCAAGGCTGGAAGAGATCGAGGAGATCATAAATAGAAGAAACAAGAACTTTTATCTGAAGAACAGGAGCGGCGCAGGTGTTCCACCATATGAACTTCTTCTTCCCTTATCTGGCCCAGGAGTGACAGGGCGAGGGATCCCAAACAGCATATCAATATGA